In Gossypium raimondii isolate GPD5lz chromosome 12, ASM2569854v1, whole genome shotgun sequence, a single window of DNA contains:
- the LOC105763595 gene encoding uncharacterized protein LOC105763595 gives MKKKMANLSLTAMLNRCFRYSFSKAGLRSSTMDLGDGTVMHIWVPKVHIKSRPTLILIHGIGANAMWQWNDFVSPLMSRFNVYVPDLLFFGDSYTSRPERSEQFQAQCVMRVMEAHGVTVMNVVGISYGGFVGYSLAAQFKERVEKLVLCCAGVCLEDKDMEEGMLQVKSVDEAVSILLPQTPQKMRELMKISFYKPRKGVPTCFLNDFIREMCSEHLQERKELIQALHKDRKLSNLPKITQPTLLIWGEHDQIFPLELGHRLERHLGDNAKLVMIKNAGHAINVEKPKVLLKHFKYFLIDTFSPMEPGNHSNGCKTD, from the exons atgaaaaagaaaatggccAACCTCAGCTTGACTGCAATGCTGAACAGGTGTTTCCGCTACAGCTTTTCCAAAGCCGGTCTCCGATCATCGACTATGGACCTCGGCGACGGCACCGTCATGCACATCTGGGTCCCCAAAGTTCACATCAAATCCAGGCCCACGTTAATCCTGATCCACGGCATAGGCGCCAACGCAATGTGGCAATGGAACGACTTCGTTTCACCTCTCATGTCCCGCTTCAACGTCTACGTCCCGGACCTCCTCTTCTTCGGCGACTCTTACACGTCCCGACCCGAACGTTCCGAGCAGTTTCAGGCTCAGTGTGTGATGCGGGTCATGGAGGCCCATGGGGTTACTGTTATGAACGTTGTCGGGATCAGTTATGGCGGCTTCGTTGGTTATAGTTTGGCGGCGCAGTTTAAGGAGAGAGTGGAGAAGTTGGTGCTATGTTGCGCTGGGGTGTGTTTGGAAGACAAAGATATGGAGGAAGGGATGCTTCAAGTGAAAAGTGTAGATGAAGCCGTTAGTATTTTGTTGCCCCAAACGCCCCAAAAAATGAGGGAATTGATGAAGATTTCGTTTTATAAGCCTAGAAAAGGAGTTCCTACTTGTTTTCTAAACGATTTCATCCGT GAAATGTGTTCGGAACATCTTCAAGAGAGAAAAGAGTTGATCCAAGCATTACACAAGGACCGAAAGCTGTCGAATCTTCCAAAGATAACCCAG CCAACACTACTAATATGGGGAGAACATGACCAAATATTCCCTTTGGAATTGGGACACAGATTGGAAAG GCATCTAGGAGACAACGCAAAACTAGTGATGATAAAAAATGCAGGGCATGCCATCAATGTAGAGAAGCCTAAAGTGTTACTTAAGCACTTCAAATATTTCCTTATCGATACATTCAGTCCTATGGAACCTGGAAACCATAGCAATGGCTGTAAAACAGATTGA
- the LOC105763596 gene encoding wall-associated receptor kinase-like 20, which translates to MDSQILPFIIFLIAVTVTPLLSSAAPATPCQSNCGSLQIKYPFGTGYGCGSPRFEPYITCKSNQLLLTTHTGSYLITAISYKDSTLTITPSAMSTCNSMQQSPNLGLDWASPFQLGPSIFLLLSCTPPTSSLTIKGSPVCDPSSTHLCSTIYTCPAVVNLRLPLFPPTNTCCVYSPANFNSKGELDLREMKCKGYASIASFQDSPTDPSKWMYGVTLKYTNGGFDDYYMNNKCNTCEDSGGICGYSPPTNSFLCICNSGFNATTDCYNNYNPVQDYEDLIGTSTSLSTQKIMLGLWVGLLFYIAA; encoded by the exons ATGGATAGCCAAATTCTTCCCTTCATCATCTTCCTGATCGCCGTCACCGTCACTCCCTTACTCAGTTCAGCGGCGCCAGCCACACCATGCCAGTCCAACTGTGGCTCACTTCAAATCAAGTACCCTTTCGGCACCGGCTATGGCTGTGGCTCACCACGGTTCGAACCCTACATAACCTGCAAGTCAAACCAGCTCCTGCTAACAACCCACACCGGCTCTTATCTAATCACCGCCATATCTTATAAAGACTCAACCCTTACCATCACCCCATCCGCCATGTCTACTTGCAACTCCATGCAACAGTCCCCCAACTTGGGGCTCGACTGGGCTAGCCCTTTCCAACTAGGTCCATCCATTTTCCTCCTCCTTTCATGCACTCCCCCGACCTCTTCCCTCACCATCAAGGGCTCCCCCGTATGTGACCCTTCATCCACCCACCTCTGTTCCACCATCTATACTTGCCCCGCCGTCGTCAACCTCCGCCTCCCACTGTTCCCGCCGACCAACACCTGCTGCGTGTACTCGCCGGCGAATTTCAACAGCAAAGGTGAGTTGGACCTGAGGGAAATGAAATGCAAAGGGTATGCATCGATTGCTTCCTTTCAAGATTCGCCGACGGACCCTAGTAAATGGATGTATGGGGTGACGTTAAAGTATACAAATGGAGGTTTCGATGATTATTATATGAACAACAAATGCAATACTTGTGAGGATAGTGGCGGAATCTGTGGCTATTCGCCTCCTACCAATTCCTTCCTATGTATCTGTAACAGTGGTTTCAATGCCACTACAGATTGCTACAATAATTACAATCCCGTTCAGGATTACGAGGATCTTATTGGGACTTCCACTTCATTATCAACCC AGAAGATTATGCTGGGATTATGGGTTGGTCTGCTTTTCTACATTGCTGCTTGA